Proteins found in one Acipenser ruthenus chromosome 18, fAciRut3.2 maternal haplotype, whole genome shotgun sequence genomic segment:
- the rbbp8l gene encoding uncharacterized protein rbbp8l isoform X3 → MPMDSFEELHNKLRELHEKEIHSLQAKVTELTMEKCCDSQRIEDLFKKNQQLREHQKMLHENVKLLENRLRAGLCDRCTVTQDVAKKKQQDYETSQLHSLQHITILVNEMNVLKKENKKLLEEVKNLRSMLEHPKAPIPGCSSQTDVAKQTLEERAVRLQFHNSLEKRCHQQLSEGGMSGYGKPTSWSGHETQVTVDQKTDQETDSKNTQLVSNQLHRTIAMMASCMRTESARASPGAENRNESKAGVKGSEKPKRHEVVSPPAVRIRIPTEEKPHILNAQLAYRAHSEQALRLKLDWGSRRQEKLGDHKSAVDCYESVYYMKGRSEEWTVPQHFHADVDPKKGTINNASPEHFWHENKFYQPAPSGLSKTHKGENNRTDGILTREERSRPLNHNGSDQKTETAEAPLDLSDYRRSKDQGHPSMKAEAGAESPRSTLESGELQGAESNNSSHLRAVKRSYSDTSSSVDPDQSPVSSHSVASHHFHQANDGDNEDSSDQNEEKDIGISKQSRKENEEMKQSLGKALYPVVVLKMLKTETEAPESSDSKRGAADESEEPNCSEGNGKERKKRKRGEGQGNLWTEETHSLRQ, encoded by the exons ATGCCTATGGACAGCTTTGAGGAGCTGCATAACAAGCTCCGGGAGCTCCACGAGAAGGAGATACACA GTTTGCAAGCAAAGGTTACAGAGCTGACCATGGAAAAATGCTG TGACTCACAGAGGATAGAGGATTTATTCAAGAAAAACCAGCAGCTACGAGAACACCAGAAGATGCTTCATGAGAATGTCAAGCTGTTGGAAAACAG GTTACGAGCTGGTCTGTGCGACAGGTGTACTGTCACTCAAGATGTGGCTAAGAAGAAGCAGCAGGACTATGAGACTTCTCAACTACACAGTCTCCAGCACATTACCATTCTGG TCAACGAGATGAACGtgttgaaaaaggaaaacaaaaagctTCTGGAAGAGGTCAAGAACCTCAGAAGCATGTTGGA ACATCCCAAAGCACCAATCCCAGGATGCAGCTCACAGACAGACGTAGCCAAACAGACGTTAGAGGAAAGGGCTGTGAGGCTGCAGTTCCACAACAGTCTTGAGAAAAGATGCCACCAGCAACTATCAGAGG gaggGATGTCTGGATATGGAAAGCCAACAAGTTGGAGCGGACATGAAACTCAAGTAACT gttGATCAGAAAACCGATCAAGAAACTGACAgtaag AACACCCAGCTGGTTTCAAATCAACTCCACCGAACCATTGCAATGATGGCATCTTGCATGAGAACAGAAAGTGCCAGAGCAAGCCCAGGGGCAGAGAACAGGAATGAAAGCAAGGCAGG AGTTAAGGGTTCAGAGAAGCCTAAGAGACATGAAGTGGTTTCCCCACCAGCAGTTAGAATCAGGATCCCAACAGAAGAAAAACCCCACATCCTCAATGCACAACTGGCATACCGTGCTCACAGCGAACAAGCACTCCGACTCAAGCTAGACTGGGGTAGCAGACGTCAAGAAAAGCTTGGAGATCACAAGTCGGCAGTGGATTGTTATGAAAGTGTTTACTACATGAAGGGCCGTAGTGAGGAGTGGACTGTACCACAACACTTCCATGCCGACGTGGACCCAAAGAAAGGAACGATCAACAACGCAAGTCCAGAACATTTCTGGCATGAAAATAAGTTTTACCAGCCGGCACCCAGTGGTCTCAGCAAAACCCACAAGGGTGAAAATAATAGAACTGATGGAATTCTGACACGGGAAGAGAGAAGCCGGCCTTTAAATCACAACGGAAGTGATCAGAAGACAGAAACGGCCGAAGCACCTTTAGATCTATCCGATTACAGAAGATCCAAAGATCAGGGCCACCCCAGCATGAAGGCTGAGGCCGGCGCAGAAAGCCCAAGATCCACATTAGAGTCAGGGGAACTACAGGGAGCTGAGTCCAACAACTCGTCTCATCTTAGAGCAGTCAAGCGGTCCTATAGTGACACATCGTCCAGTGTGGATCCAGACCAATCGCCAGTGTCTTCTCACTCAGTCGCCAGTCACCACTTCCATCAAGCAAACGATGGAGACAACGAGGACAGCTCA GATCAAAATGAAGAAAAGGACATCGGAATTTCAAAACAGTCAAGAAAGGAAAATGAAGAAATGAAGCAGAGTTTAGGAAAAGCACTTTACCCAG TCGTCGTCTTGAAAATGCTGAAGACAGAAACAGAGGCTCCAGAGTCATCGGACAGCAAG AGGGGTGCTGCTGATGAGTCTGAAGAGCCAAATTGCTCCGAAGGGAAcgggaaggaaagaaagaaaaggaaaagagGCGAGGGGCAGGGCAAT CTTTGGACTGAGGAAACACATTCTCTACGCCAGTAA
- the rbbp8l gene encoding uncharacterized protein rbbp8l isoform X4 produces MPMDSFEELHNKLRELHEKEIHSLQAKVTELTMEKCCDSQRIEDLFKKNQQLREHQKMLHENVKLLENRLRAGLCDRCTVTQDVAKKKQQDYETSQLHSLQHITILVNEMNVLKKENKKLLEEVKNLRSMLDEMNGRHPKAPIPGCSSQTDVAKQTLEERAVRLQFHNSLEKRCHQQLSEGGMSGYGKPTSWSGHETQVTVDQKTDQETDSKNTQLVSNQLHRTIAMMASCMRTESARASPGAENRNESKAGVKGSEKPKRHEVVSPPAVRIRIPTEEKPHILNAQLAYRAHSEQALRLKLDWGSRRQEKLGDHKSAVDCYESVYYMKGRSEEWTVPQHFHADVDPKKGTINNASPEHFWHENKFYQPAPSGLSKTHKGENNRTDGILTREERSRPLNHNGSDQKTETAEAPLDLSDYRRSKDQGHPSMKAEAGAESPRSTLESGELQGAESNNSSHLRAVKRSYSDTSSSVDPDQSPVSSHSVASHHFHQANDGDNEDSSDQNEEKDIGISKQSRKENEEMKQSLGKALYPVVVLKMLKTETEAPESSDSKRGAADESEEPNCSEGNGKERKKRKRGEGQGNVALD; encoded by the exons ATGCCTATGGACAGCTTTGAGGAGCTGCATAACAAGCTCCGGGAGCTCCACGAGAAGGAGATACACA GTTTGCAAGCAAAGGTTACAGAGCTGACCATGGAAAAATGCTG TGACTCACAGAGGATAGAGGATTTATTCAAGAAAAACCAGCAGCTACGAGAACACCAGAAGATGCTTCATGAGAATGTCAAGCTGTTGGAAAACAG GTTACGAGCTGGTCTGTGCGACAGGTGTACTGTCACTCAAGATGTGGCTAAGAAGAAGCAGCAGGACTATGAGACTTCTCAACTACACAGTCTCCAGCACATTACCATTCTGG TCAACGAGATGAACGtgttgaaaaaggaaaacaaaaagctTCTGGAAGAGGTCAAGAACCTCAGAAGCATGTTGGA TGAAATGAATGGCAGACATCCCAAAGCACCAATCCCAGGATGCAGCTCACAGACAGACGTAGCCAAACAGACGTTAGAGGAAAGGGCTGTGAGGCTGCAGTTCCACAACAGTCTTGAGAAAAGATGCCACCAGCAACTATCAGAGG gaggGATGTCTGGATATGGAAAGCCAACAAGTTGGAGCGGACATGAAACTCAAGTAACT gttGATCAGAAAACCGATCAAGAAACTGACAgtaag AACACCCAGCTGGTTTCAAATCAACTCCACCGAACCATTGCAATGATGGCATCTTGCATGAGAACAGAAAGTGCCAGAGCAAGCCCAGGGGCAGAGAACAGGAATGAAAGCAAGGCAGG AGTTAAGGGTTCAGAGAAGCCTAAGAGACATGAAGTGGTTTCCCCACCAGCAGTTAGAATCAGGATCCCAACAGAAGAAAAACCCCACATCCTCAATGCACAACTGGCATACCGTGCTCACAGCGAACAAGCACTCCGACTCAAGCTAGACTGGGGTAGCAGACGTCAAGAAAAGCTTGGAGATCACAAGTCGGCAGTGGATTGTTATGAAAGTGTTTACTACATGAAGGGCCGTAGTGAGGAGTGGACTGTACCACAACACTTCCATGCCGACGTGGACCCAAAGAAAGGAACGATCAACAACGCAAGTCCAGAACATTTCTGGCATGAAAATAAGTTTTACCAGCCGGCACCCAGTGGTCTCAGCAAAACCCACAAGGGTGAAAATAATAGAACTGATGGAATTCTGACACGGGAAGAGAGAAGCCGGCCTTTAAATCACAACGGAAGTGATCAGAAGACAGAAACGGCCGAAGCACCTTTAGATCTATCCGATTACAGAAGATCCAAAGATCAGGGCCACCCCAGCATGAAGGCTGAGGCCGGCGCAGAAAGCCCAAGATCCACATTAGAGTCAGGGGAACTACAGGGAGCTGAGTCCAACAACTCGTCTCATCTTAGAGCAGTCAAGCGGTCCTATAGTGACACATCGTCCAGTGTGGATCCAGACCAATCGCCAGTGTCTTCTCACTCAGTCGCCAGTCACCACTTCCATCAAGCAAACGATGGAGACAACGAGGACAGCTCA GATCAAAATGAAGAAAAGGACATCGGAATTTCAAAACAGTCAAGAAAGGAAAATGAAGAAATGAAGCAGAGTTTAGGAAAAGCACTTTACCCAG TCGTCGTCTTGAAAATGCTGAAGACAGAAACAGAGGCTCCAGAGTCATCGGACAGCAAG AGGGGTGCTGCTGATGAGTCTGAAGAGCCAAATTGCTCCGAAGGGAAcgggaaggaaagaaagaaaaggaaaagagGCGAGGGGCAGGGCAATGTAG CTTTGGACTGA
- the rbbp8l gene encoding uncharacterized protein rbbp8l isoform X1 yields MPMDSFEELHNKLRELHEKEIHSLQAKVTELTMEKCCDSQRIEDLFKKNQQLREHQKMLHENVKLLENRLRAGLCDRCTVTQDVAKKKQQDYETSQLHSLQHITILVNEMNVLKKENKKLLEEVKNLRSMLDEMNGRHPKAPIPGCSSQTDVAKQTLEERAVRLQFHNSLEKRCHQQLSEGGMSGYGKPTSWSGHETQVTVDQKTDQETDSKNTQLVSNQLHRTIAMMASCMRTESARASPGAENRNESKAGVKGSEKPKRHEVVSPPAVRIRIPTEEKPHILNAQLAYRAHSEQALRLKLDWGSRRQEKLGDHKSAVDCYESVYYMKGRSEEWTVPQHFHADVDPKKGTINNASPEHFWHENKFYQPAPSGLSKTHKGENNRTDGILTREERSRPLNHNGSDQKTETAEAPLDLSDYRRSKDQGHPSMKAEAGAESPRSTLESGELQGAESNNSSHLRAVKRSYSDTSSSVDPDQSPVSSHSVASHHFHQANDGDNEDSSDQNEEKDIGISKQSRKENEEMKQSLGKALYPVVVLKMLKTETEAPESSDSKRGAADESEEPNCSEGNGKERKKRKRGEGQGNLWTEETHSLRQ; encoded by the exons ATGCCTATGGACAGCTTTGAGGAGCTGCATAACAAGCTCCGGGAGCTCCACGAGAAGGAGATACACA GTTTGCAAGCAAAGGTTACAGAGCTGACCATGGAAAAATGCTG TGACTCACAGAGGATAGAGGATTTATTCAAGAAAAACCAGCAGCTACGAGAACACCAGAAGATGCTTCATGAGAATGTCAAGCTGTTGGAAAACAG GTTACGAGCTGGTCTGTGCGACAGGTGTACTGTCACTCAAGATGTGGCTAAGAAGAAGCAGCAGGACTATGAGACTTCTCAACTACACAGTCTCCAGCACATTACCATTCTGG TCAACGAGATGAACGtgttgaaaaaggaaaacaaaaagctTCTGGAAGAGGTCAAGAACCTCAGAAGCATGTTGGA TGAAATGAATGGCAGACATCCCAAAGCACCAATCCCAGGATGCAGCTCACAGACAGACGTAGCCAAACAGACGTTAGAGGAAAGGGCTGTGAGGCTGCAGTTCCACAACAGTCTTGAGAAAAGATGCCACCAGCAACTATCAGAGG gaggGATGTCTGGATATGGAAAGCCAACAAGTTGGAGCGGACATGAAACTCAAGTAACT gttGATCAGAAAACCGATCAAGAAACTGACAgtaag AACACCCAGCTGGTTTCAAATCAACTCCACCGAACCATTGCAATGATGGCATCTTGCATGAGAACAGAAAGTGCCAGAGCAAGCCCAGGGGCAGAGAACAGGAATGAAAGCAAGGCAGG AGTTAAGGGTTCAGAGAAGCCTAAGAGACATGAAGTGGTTTCCCCACCAGCAGTTAGAATCAGGATCCCAACAGAAGAAAAACCCCACATCCTCAATGCACAACTGGCATACCGTGCTCACAGCGAACAAGCACTCCGACTCAAGCTAGACTGGGGTAGCAGACGTCAAGAAAAGCTTGGAGATCACAAGTCGGCAGTGGATTGTTATGAAAGTGTTTACTACATGAAGGGCCGTAGTGAGGAGTGGACTGTACCACAACACTTCCATGCCGACGTGGACCCAAAGAAAGGAACGATCAACAACGCAAGTCCAGAACATTTCTGGCATGAAAATAAGTTTTACCAGCCGGCACCCAGTGGTCTCAGCAAAACCCACAAGGGTGAAAATAATAGAACTGATGGAATTCTGACACGGGAAGAGAGAAGCCGGCCTTTAAATCACAACGGAAGTGATCAGAAGACAGAAACGGCCGAAGCACCTTTAGATCTATCCGATTACAGAAGATCCAAAGATCAGGGCCACCCCAGCATGAAGGCTGAGGCCGGCGCAGAAAGCCCAAGATCCACATTAGAGTCAGGGGAACTACAGGGAGCTGAGTCCAACAACTCGTCTCATCTTAGAGCAGTCAAGCGGTCCTATAGTGACACATCGTCCAGTGTGGATCCAGACCAATCGCCAGTGTCTTCTCACTCAGTCGCCAGTCACCACTTCCATCAAGCAAACGATGGAGACAACGAGGACAGCTCA GATCAAAATGAAGAAAAGGACATCGGAATTTCAAAACAGTCAAGAAAGGAAAATGAAGAAATGAAGCAGAGTTTAGGAAAAGCACTTTACCCAG TCGTCGTCTTGAAAATGCTGAAGACAGAAACAGAGGCTCCAGAGTCATCGGACAGCAAG AGGGGTGCTGCTGATGAGTCTGAAGAGCCAAATTGCTCCGAAGGGAAcgggaaggaaagaaagaaaaggaaaagagGCGAGGGGCAGGGCAAT CTTTGGACTGAGGAAACACATTCTCTACGCCAGTAA
- the rbbp8l gene encoding uncharacterized protein rbbp8l isoform X2: MPMDSFEELHNKLRELHEKEIHSLQAKVTELTMEKCCDSQRIEDLFKKNQQLREHQKMLHENVKLLENRLRAGLCDRCTVTQDVAKKKQQDYETSQLHSLQHITILVNEMNVLKKENKKLLEEVKNLRSMLDEMNGRHPKAPIPGCSSQTDVAKQTLEERAVRLQFHNSLEKRCHQQLSEGGMSGYGKPTSWSGHETQVDQKTDQETDSKNTQLVSNQLHRTIAMMASCMRTESARASPGAENRNESKAGVKGSEKPKRHEVVSPPAVRIRIPTEEKPHILNAQLAYRAHSEQALRLKLDWGSRRQEKLGDHKSAVDCYESVYYMKGRSEEWTVPQHFHADVDPKKGTINNASPEHFWHENKFYQPAPSGLSKTHKGENNRTDGILTREERSRPLNHNGSDQKTETAEAPLDLSDYRRSKDQGHPSMKAEAGAESPRSTLESGELQGAESNNSSHLRAVKRSYSDTSSSVDPDQSPVSSHSVASHHFHQANDGDNEDSSDQNEEKDIGISKQSRKENEEMKQSLGKALYPVVVLKMLKTETEAPESSDSKRGAADESEEPNCSEGNGKERKKRKRGEGQGNLWTEETHSLRQ, translated from the exons ATGCCTATGGACAGCTTTGAGGAGCTGCATAACAAGCTCCGGGAGCTCCACGAGAAGGAGATACACA GTTTGCAAGCAAAGGTTACAGAGCTGACCATGGAAAAATGCTG TGACTCACAGAGGATAGAGGATTTATTCAAGAAAAACCAGCAGCTACGAGAACACCAGAAGATGCTTCATGAGAATGTCAAGCTGTTGGAAAACAG GTTACGAGCTGGTCTGTGCGACAGGTGTACTGTCACTCAAGATGTGGCTAAGAAGAAGCAGCAGGACTATGAGACTTCTCAACTACACAGTCTCCAGCACATTACCATTCTGG TCAACGAGATGAACGtgttgaaaaaggaaaacaaaaagctTCTGGAAGAGGTCAAGAACCTCAGAAGCATGTTGGA TGAAATGAATGGCAGACATCCCAAAGCACCAATCCCAGGATGCAGCTCACAGACAGACGTAGCCAAACAGACGTTAGAGGAAAGGGCTGTGAGGCTGCAGTTCCACAACAGTCTTGAGAAAAGATGCCACCAGCAACTATCAGAGG gaggGATGTCTGGATATGGAAAGCCAACAAGTTGGAGCGGACATGAAACTCAA gttGATCAGAAAACCGATCAAGAAACTGACAgtaag AACACCCAGCTGGTTTCAAATCAACTCCACCGAACCATTGCAATGATGGCATCTTGCATGAGAACAGAAAGTGCCAGAGCAAGCCCAGGGGCAGAGAACAGGAATGAAAGCAAGGCAGG AGTTAAGGGTTCAGAGAAGCCTAAGAGACATGAAGTGGTTTCCCCACCAGCAGTTAGAATCAGGATCCCAACAGAAGAAAAACCCCACATCCTCAATGCACAACTGGCATACCGTGCTCACAGCGAACAAGCACTCCGACTCAAGCTAGACTGGGGTAGCAGACGTCAAGAAAAGCTTGGAGATCACAAGTCGGCAGTGGATTGTTATGAAAGTGTTTACTACATGAAGGGCCGTAGTGAGGAGTGGACTGTACCACAACACTTCCATGCCGACGTGGACCCAAAGAAAGGAACGATCAACAACGCAAGTCCAGAACATTTCTGGCATGAAAATAAGTTTTACCAGCCGGCACCCAGTGGTCTCAGCAAAACCCACAAGGGTGAAAATAATAGAACTGATGGAATTCTGACACGGGAAGAGAGAAGCCGGCCTTTAAATCACAACGGAAGTGATCAGAAGACAGAAACGGCCGAAGCACCTTTAGATCTATCCGATTACAGAAGATCCAAAGATCAGGGCCACCCCAGCATGAAGGCTGAGGCCGGCGCAGAAAGCCCAAGATCCACATTAGAGTCAGGGGAACTACAGGGAGCTGAGTCCAACAACTCGTCTCATCTTAGAGCAGTCAAGCGGTCCTATAGTGACACATCGTCCAGTGTGGATCCAGACCAATCGCCAGTGTCTTCTCACTCAGTCGCCAGTCACCACTTCCATCAAGCAAACGATGGAGACAACGAGGACAGCTCA GATCAAAATGAAGAAAAGGACATCGGAATTTCAAAACAGTCAAGAAAGGAAAATGAAGAAATGAAGCAGAGTTTAGGAAAAGCACTTTACCCAG TCGTCGTCTTGAAAATGCTGAAGACAGAAACAGAGGCTCCAGAGTCATCGGACAGCAAG AGGGGTGCTGCTGATGAGTCTGAAGAGCCAAATTGCTCCGAAGGGAAcgggaaggaaagaaagaaaaggaaaagagGCGAGGGGCAGGGCAAT CTTTGGACTGAGGAAACACATTCTCTACGCCAGTAA
- the rbbp8l gene encoding uncharacterized protein rbbp8l isoform X5, translating into MLHENVKLLENRLRAGLCDRCTVTQDVAKKKQQDYETSQLHSLQHITILVNEMNVLKKENKKLLEEVKNLRSMLDEMNGRHPKAPIPGCSSQTDVAKQTLEERAVRLQFHNSLEKRCHQQLSEGGMSGYGKPTSWSGHETQVTVDQKTDQETDSKNTQLVSNQLHRTIAMMASCMRTESARASPGAENRNESKAGVKGSEKPKRHEVVSPPAVRIRIPTEEKPHILNAQLAYRAHSEQALRLKLDWGSRRQEKLGDHKSAVDCYESVYYMKGRSEEWTVPQHFHADVDPKKGTINNASPEHFWHENKFYQPAPSGLSKTHKGENNRTDGILTREERSRPLNHNGSDQKTETAEAPLDLSDYRRSKDQGHPSMKAEAGAESPRSTLESGELQGAESNNSSHLRAVKRSYSDTSSSVDPDQSPVSSHSVASHHFHQANDGDNEDSSDQNEEKDIGISKQSRKENEEMKQSLGKALYPVVVLKMLKTETEAPESSDSKRGAADESEEPNCSEGNGKERKKRKRGEGQGNLWTEETHSLRQ; encoded by the exons ATGCTTCATGAGAATGTCAAGCTGTTGGAAAACAG GTTACGAGCTGGTCTGTGCGACAGGTGTACTGTCACTCAAGATGTGGCTAAGAAGAAGCAGCAGGACTATGAGACTTCTCAACTACACAGTCTCCAGCACATTACCATTCTGG TCAACGAGATGAACGtgttgaaaaaggaaaacaaaaagctTCTGGAAGAGGTCAAGAACCTCAGAAGCATGTTGGA TGAAATGAATGGCAGACATCCCAAAGCACCAATCCCAGGATGCAGCTCACAGACAGACGTAGCCAAACAGACGTTAGAGGAAAGGGCTGTGAGGCTGCAGTTCCACAACAGTCTTGAGAAAAGATGCCACCAGCAACTATCAGAGG gaggGATGTCTGGATATGGAAAGCCAACAAGTTGGAGCGGACATGAAACTCAAGTAACT gttGATCAGAAAACCGATCAAGAAACTGACAgtaag AACACCCAGCTGGTTTCAAATCAACTCCACCGAACCATTGCAATGATGGCATCTTGCATGAGAACAGAAAGTGCCAGAGCAAGCCCAGGGGCAGAGAACAGGAATGAAAGCAAGGCAGG AGTTAAGGGTTCAGAGAAGCCTAAGAGACATGAAGTGGTTTCCCCACCAGCAGTTAGAATCAGGATCCCAACAGAAGAAAAACCCCACATCCTCAATGCACAACTGGCATACCGTGCTCACAGCGAACAAGCACTCCGACTCAAGCTAGACTGGGGTAGCAGACGTCAAGAAAAGCTTGGAGATCACAAGTCGGCAGTGGATTGTTATGAAAGTGTTTACTACATGAAGGGCCGTAGTGAGGAGTGGACTGTACCACAACACTTCCATGCCGACGTGGACCCAAAGAAAGGAACGATCAACAACGCAAGTCCAGAACATTTCTGGCATGAAAATAAGTTTTACCAGCCGGCACCCAGTGGTCTCAGCAAAACCCACAAGGGTGAAAATAATAGAACTGATGGAATTCTGACACGGGAAGAGAGAAGCCGGCCTTTAAATCACAACGGAAGTGATCAGAAGACAGAAACGGCCGAAGCACCTTTAGATCTATCCGATTACAGAAGATCCAAAGATCAGGGCCACCCCAGCATGAAGGCTGAGGCCGGCGCAGAAAGCCCAAGATCCACATTAGAGTCAGGGGAACTACAGGGAGCTGAGTCCAACAACTCGTCTCATCTTAGAGCAGTCAAGCGGTCCTATAGTGACACATCGTCCAGTGTGGATCCAGACCAATCGCCAGTGTCTTCTCACTCAGTCGCCAGTCACCACTTCCATCAAGCAAACGATGGAGACAACGAGGACAGCTCA GATCAAAATGAAGAAAAGGACATCGGAATTTCAAAACAGTCAAGAAAGGAAAATGAAGAAATGAAGCAGAGTTTAGGAAAAGCACTTTACCCAG TCGTCGTCTTGAAAATGCTGAAGACAGAAACAGAGGCTCCAGAGTCATCGGACAGCAAG AGGGGTGCTGCTGATGAGTCTGAAGAGCCAAATTGCTCCGAAGGGAAcgggaaggaaagaaagaaaaggaaaagagGCGAGGGGCAGGGCAAT CTTTGGACTGAGGAAACACATTCTCTACGCCAGTAA